One genomic window of Deinococcus metalli includes the following:
- a CDS encoding phosphatase PAP2 family protein: MRLSSAAPILRPAPVLRFLLGILLPLVLVGMIAEDVLEQQRFAFETPLLTWIHAHSSPALTSMSVFLHTFGGPVPMGAVFMVIVLGLRFMQRRPQALFALLGLGSAVGIAFGMKVLFHRPRPELWTRLVSESGPSFPSGHTTVAAALVTFVVLLAWHSSWRWPALVLGVVYAGLMGYSRLVLGVHFPTDVLAGWLTGVACVLGAYSLLGTRLRPAVEPVMEGHAAQDRRIP, from the coding sequence ATGCGTCTGTCCTCTGCCGCTCCCATCCTCCGACCGGCCCCGGTGCTGCGCTTCCTGCTGGGCATCCTGCTGCCCCTCGTGCTGGTCGGCATGATCGCCGAGGACGTCCTCGAGCAGCAGCGCTTTGCGTTCGAGACGCCCCTTCTCACCTGGATCCATGCCCATTCGAGCCCAGCTTTGACGTCCATGAGCGTGTTCCTGCACACCTTCGGGGGGCCGGTGCCCATGGGCGCCGTGTTCATGGTGATCGTCCTCGGGCTGAGGTTCATGCAGCGCCGCCCACAGGCACTCTTCGCACTCCTGGGCCTCGGGAGCGCAGTGGGCATCGCTTTTGGGATGAAGGTGCTGTTCCACCGGCCCCGCCCGGAACTGTGGACGCGGCTGGTGAGTGAGTCTGGGCCGTCTTTCCCAAGCGGGCACACCACGGTTGCGGCCGCGCTGGTCACCTTTGTGGTGCTGCTGGCATGGCACTCATCGTGGCGCTGGCCGGCGCTCGTGTTGGGGGTGGTGTACGCCGGCCTGATGGGGTACTCGCGTCTGGTCCTCGGGGTGCATTTTCCGACCGACGTGCTCGCCGGCTGGCTGACCGGTGTCGCGTGCGTGCTCGGGGCGTACAGCCTGCTGGGGACGCGGCTGCGGCCAGCCGTAGAGCCCGTTATGGAGGGTCACGCCGCTCAGGACAGGCGAATACCATGA
- a CDS encoding polysaccharide deacetylase family protein, with protein MTARMPSEGKAPVYLTWRWQLGSLVQVYLAFTDGSHGGGMRRSALLIPVLLSTLAGAQSVTPALVPRISPPGQVQPVAPGTRTSMALPTLTLRPALPGVHRVDVLGNGFIRVAHALVLPRTALSPAQLQTLAVTAALRTYRADPGLAEVDVSIYRAQTYQGFGGPLPLLTLSVPASRRAVLQTEVMAGTYDRIWVQGSAPPEQEITPLQELERVPVFIGTQADLLRQRLEQALGLAGGGVRPGGLLFKGTPARRQVALTFDDAPHPLYFPLVLDTLRRAGAHATFFVIGRNAEAYPYFVQDMVRGGHEVANHTYHHVRLPKLSDAQITAELQRTTDLLTHLSGQPVRYFRPPGGEYSARVLRIARNLGLTTVFWTDDPGDFQNPGVETVEARFARTLRPGGIILLHDNAPDGLAALPDLLKVATEKGYTVDTAGTLTR; from the coding sequence ATGACCGCGAGGATGCCCAGCGAAGGTAAAGCGCCGGTATACCTGACATGGAGATGGCAGCTGGGCAGCCTGGTGCAGGTATACCTCGCCTTTACCGACGGCAGTCATGGTGGCGGCATGCGCCGCTCCGCCCTCCTGATTCCTGTCCTGCTCAGCACCCTCGCGGGAGCACAGAGTGTCACGCCTGCACTGGTGCCCCGGATCTCACCACCCGGACAGGTGCAGCCGGTCGCGCCGGGAACACGCACCTCCATGGCCCTCCCCACCCTGACCCTGCGGCCCGCCCTGCCCGGCGTGCACCGGGTGGACGTGCTCGGCAACGGCTTCATCCGCGTGGCCCACGCGCTGGTGCTGCCCCGCACGGCACTCAGCCCGGCACAGCTGCAGACCCTGGCGGTCACGGCCGCCCTGCGCACCTACCGCGCGGATCCTGGGCTGGCCGAGGTCGACGTCAGCATCTACCGCGCCCAGACGTACCAGGGGTTCGGCGGGCCGCTCCCCCTGCTCACCCTGTCCGTACCCGCCAGCCGGCGCGCAGTCCTCCAGACAGAGGTGATGGCCGGCACCTACGACCGGATCTGGGTACAGGGAAGCGCGCCACCCGAACAGGAGATCACGCCCCTGCAGGAACTCGAGCGCGTCCCGGTGTTCATCGGCACCCAGGCCGACCTGCTCCGCCAGCGGCTGGAGCAGGCCCTGGGTCTGGCCGGCGGTGGCGTGCGTCCCGGGGGGCTGCTGTTCAAAGGCACCCCCGCCCGGCGTCAGGTGGCCCTGACGTTCGACGACGCGCCGCACCCGCTGTACTTCCCACTGGTGCTCGACACCCTGCGGCGGGCCGGAGCGCACGCGACGTTCTTCGTGATCGGCCGCAACGCCGAAGCCTATCCCTACTTCGTGCAGGACATGGTGCGCGGCGGGCATGAGGTCGCCAACCACACCTATCACCACGTCCGGCTGCCGAAACTGAGTGACGCGCAGATCACGGCCGAACTCCAGCGCACCACCGACCTGCTCACCCACCTGAGCGGCCAGCCGGTGCGGTACTTCCGGCCGCCTGGGGGGGAGTATTCCGCCCGCGTCCTGAGGATCGCCCGGAACCTGGGCCTGACCACCGTGTTCTGGACGGACGATCCCGGCGACTTCCAGAACCCTGGTGTCGAGACGGTGGAGGCCCGCTTTGCCCGCACCCTCCGTCCCGGCGGGATCATCCTGCTGCACGACAACGCCCCGGACGGGCTGGCCGCCCTGCCTGACCTGCTCAAGGTCGCCACGGAGAAAGGGTACACCGTCGACACGGCCGGCACCCTGACCCGGTGA
- a CDS encoding HAMP domain-containing sensor histidine kinase — protein MNLRWRLTLYSALVSTVIVLLSALLIFVSLRSSLTAGLDASLREGATVAATQLAGDVGSPIGGDAAGAPVQGQLPGVTALRVYSPSGVLVDQLGAARTHPPLRAGYVTVGVERTFTLRLPAGGWVQATRSEAEVRATLNRSVRVLTLGLLPLLLFGVVAGYLLADRALRPVDDVARLAASIAASGRYAERLPPVPGQDEMARLTSTVNAMLERLGSTIEREKAFALAAAHELRTPLTVLQGRADLSLERPRSPEHYVRSLRAVRESAAEMLRAIESLLALARSHGTAPLQPVDLAEVVTQVVAAQWPAATSRGQRIHLAPDSVLVPADVGTLELAVSNLLRNALTYGREGGEIWVQSTRDGRGARIEVSDDGPGLPPGELERVVQPFQRGHGQQAVRGAGLGLALVRAVAEQHHAEFSLAVRPGGGLSASLSFPEAGLDPGSTVTRPLS, from the coding sequence GTGAACCTGCGCTGGCGCCTGACGCTGTACTCCGCGCTGGTCAGCACGGTCATCGTGCTGCTGAGCGCCCTGCTGATCTTCGTGAGCCTGCGCAGCAGCCTCACGGCAGGTCTGGACGCCTCGCTGCGTGAGGGCGCGACCGTGGCCGCCACGCAGCTCGCCGGGGACGTGGGTTCACCCATCGGCGGCGACGCGGCCGGCGCGCCGGTGCAGGGCCAGCTGCCCGGCGTCACGGCCCTGCGCGTGTACAGTCCGTCCGGCGTGCTGGTCGATCAGCTCGGTGCGGCCCGCACCCACCCGCCCCTGCGGGCGGGGTACGTGACGGTCGGGGTGGAACGCACCTTCACGCTGCGCCTGCCGGCTGGCGGCTGGGTGCAGGCGACCCGCTCGGAGGCCGAGGTGCGCGCCACATTAAACCGCAGCGTACGCGTCCTGACGCTGGGCCTGCTGCCGCTGCTGCTGTTCGGGGTTGTGGCCGGGTACCTGCTGGCCGACCGGGCGCTGCGCCCCGTGGACGACGTCGCGCGCCTCGCGGCGTCGATCGCGGCGTCCGGCCGCTACGCGGAGCGACTGCCCCCCGTGCCCGGGCAAGACGAGATGGCGCGGCTGACCTCCACCGTGAACGCCATGCTCGAGCGCCTGGGAAGCACCATCGAGCGTGAGAAGGCCTTTGCCCTGGCCGCCGCCCATGAACTGCGCACCCCGCTGACGGTGCTGCAGGGCCGCGCCGATCTCAGCCTGGAACGACCCCGCTCGCCCGAGCACTACGTCCGCAGCCTGCGCGCCGTCCGGGAGAGCGCCGCCGAGATGCTGCGCGCCATCGAGAGCCTGCTGGCCCTCGCACGCAGCCATGGGACGGCACCGCTGCAGCCTGTCGACCTCGCGGAGGTCGTCACGCAGGTCGTGGCGGCCCAGTGGCCTGCGGCCACGTCCCGGGGCCAGCGCATTCACCTCGCGCCGGACAGCGTGCTCGTGCCGGCCGATGTGGGCACCCTGGAGCTCGCGGTGAGCAACCTGCTGCGCAACGCCCTGACGTACGGCCGCGAGGGAGGTGAGATTTGGGTGCAGTCCACGCGCGATGGCCGGGGGGCACGCATCGAGGTCAGCGACGACGGGCCCGGCCTTCCCCCTGGCGAACTGGAACGGGTCGTGCAGCCCTTCCAGCGGGGCCACGGGCAGCAGGCGGTGCGGGGCGCGGGACTGGGCCTCGCGCTGGTGCGCGCCGTCGCGGAGCAGCACCATGCTGAGTTCTCGCTCGCTGTGCGGCCGGGCGGGGGCCTGAGCGCCTCGTTGAGCTTCCCGGAAGCGGGCCTGGATCCCGGCAGCACGGTGACGCGCCCGCTGAGCTGA
- a CDS encoding response regulator transcription factor codes for MRLLLVEDDPRVAALVTEGLGEDGLTVDHAPDAVTAEGLCALRDFDLLIVDVMLPEGPEAGFALARTLRARRDRTPILFLTARADLDSRVTGLDTGGDDYLTKPFEFRELRARIRALVRRSVGEASNTLPLPLGYRLDLAGHQVLRDGQPVALTPREYALVECLGLNPGRAYARDSLIERVWPEDSAVDTKVVDVFVSTVRRKLGDSVIETVRGLGYRLGPLPQDVRA; via the coding sequence ATGCGGCTCCTGCTCGTCGAAGATGATCCGCGCGTCGCGGCCCTCGTCACTGAGGGGCTCGGCGAGGATGGCCTGACGGTTGATCACGCGCCGGACGCCGTGACCGCCGAGGGCCTGTGCGCGCTGCGGGACTTTGACCTGCTGATCGTGGACGTCATGCTGCCCGAGGGGCCGGAAGCTGGCTTCGCCCTGGCCCGCACGCTGCGCGCTCGGCGCGACCGGACGCCCATCTTGTTCCTGACCGCGCGGGCGGATCTCGATTCCCGCGTGACGGGTCTCGACACCGGCGGGGACGACTACCTGACCAAACCCTTCGAGTTCCGGGAGCTGCGGGCCCGCATCCGCGCGCTCGTGCGGCGCTCGGTGGGCGAGGCGAGCAACACGCTGCCCCTCCCGCTGGGCTACCGCCTCGACCTCGCCGGGCACCAGGTGCTGCGGGACGGGCAGCCGGTGGCCCTGACGCCGCGTGAGTACGCGCTGGTGGAGTGCCTGGGGCTCAATCCCGGACGGGCGTACGCGCGCGACAGCCTGATCGAGCGGGTTTGGCCGGAGGACAGCGCGGTGGACACCAAGGTGGTGGACGTCTTCGTGTCCACGGTGAGGCGCAAGCTGGGCGACAGCGTGATCGAGACGGTGCGTGGCCTGGGGTATCGGCTGGGGCCGCTGCCGCAGGACGTCCGGGCGTGA
- a CDS encoding COG4705 family protein, with translation MTVHARPSSTRSAAAPILSKVPLITAAFWVVKVLTTGMGETASDFLAHRLGPVPAVAITGLALLAALTWQLTSPRYRAPVYWTAVVMVSVFGTVAADVLHVGLGVPYLLSTIAFAAVLAAVFWLWKQREGTLSIHSIHTRSREQFYWATVLATFALGTAAGDLTARTLNLGWFVSALLFAALMLVPALLRRPLGEIATCWTAYVLTRPLGASVADWMATSHGQGGLNLGTGPVTLGWGALIVVFVAALALTRRDVEERATSPALDTALE, from the coding sequence ATGACGGTTCATGCCCGCCCTTCATCCACGAGGTCCGCCGCGGCGCCGATCCTGAGCAAGGTGCCGCTGATCACGGCGGCATTCTGGGTCGTCAAGGTGCTCACGACCGGCATGGGCGAGACCGCCTCGGACTTCCTCGCGCACCGCCTCGGGCCGGTACCGGCGGTGGCCATCACGGGCCTCGCCCTGCTCGCCGCGCTCACGTGGCAGCTCACCTCGCCCCGGTACCGCGCCCCGGTGTACTGGACGGCCGTGGTCATGGTCAGCGTGTTCGGCACCGTCGCTGCGGACGTCCTGCACGTCGGCCTGGGCGTGCCGTACCTGCTCTCCACCATCGCGTTCGCGGCTGTCCTGGCCGCGGTGTTCTGGCTGTGGAAGCAGCGGGAAGGAACCCTCTCGATCCACTCGATCCACACCCGCTCCCGCGAACAGTTCTACTGGGCAACCGTTCTGGCGACCTTCGCGCTTGGCACGGCCGCCGGAGATCTGACCGCCCGCACGCTGAACCTCGGGTGGTTCGTCTCCGCGCTGCTCTTTGCCGCGCTGATGCTCGTCCCGGCGCTGCTGCGTCGGCCCCTGGGGGAGATCGCGACGTGCTGGACGGCGTATGTTCTGACCAGACCGCTGGGCGCGTCGGTCGCCGACTGGATGGCGACATCGCACGGCCAGGGCGGCCTGAACCTGGGGACGGGGCCGGTCACCCTCGGGTGGGGGGCCCTGATCGTCGTGTTCGTGGCCGCGCTGGCCCTCACTCGCCGGGACGTCGAGGAACGCGCGACGAGCCCGGCGCTGGACACCGCCCTGGAGTGA
- a CDS encoding ABC transporter permease — protein sequence MTGAWLRGLLSRRALRVWGTSGGVALTTAFLALLLAFIATGRANMTARAAASVPVDWQVLLGPQASAAAAEQAIRAATPVKTLLPVGYADVAALSAVTGPAGQTTTQTTGAGKVLGLPPGYAAAFPAELRALVGATQGVLLSQQTAANLHAGVGDRVTVTRHGAPPVAVTVAGVVDLPAADSLFQAVGAPKGLAPQAPPDNVLLLPRAQFDVLFAPQRAARPDTVRTQLHVRLATTLPADPGRAFALVGRLANNVEARLAGSAVVGNTLGATLDGAREGALYAQALFLFLGLPGALLAAALTVTVAEASGTQRAGEAALLRVRGAPEGLILRLGAAEALVVAGLGLLAGLGVAALLAPSLAGTPLTLTSLLWPALAGLLLALGAVLLPTLGAVRSSTVAAQRQAVRRRGIPLWQRLYVDALLLILAGVVFWRSAAGGYQLVLAPEGVTQASIQIEAFIAPLALWLGGTLLAVRLLGALLRRNVLGQLLRPVSGRLSGIVAAALERQGGVLSRGAALVALAVAFALSTSIFNATYNDQARVDAILTNGADVTVTGTAAGPAGPQLAALTALPGVSAAQPLIHRYAYVGADLQDIYGIDAAHFTDVSHLSNTYFKELSAPAALAKLSARPDALFVSQETVNDYNLSLGDAVRLRLLNARTHQYAVVSFTFVGVVREFPTAPKDSFLVANAAYLAQQTGNAVAEVALLKVSGSPGQVVDGARRLTAKLPGVQVTDLGSARARVSSGLTAVNLAGLSRIELSFAAALLAGATGLVLALGLTERRRTFTVLGALGATSRQLGAFLNGEALVVVGLGGAFGLVIGLGVAQTLIKLLQGVFDPPPEGLLMPWVYLGVLLISAVVSTGAAVAVARRASGQRVTEVLRAS from the coding sequence GTGACCGGCGCGTGGCTGCGAGGGCTGCTCTCGCGGCGGGCCCTGCGGGTATGGGGCACCTCCGGGGGCGTGGCCCTGACGACCGCGTTCCTGGCACTGCTGCTGGCGTTCATCGCGACCGGCCGGGCGAACATGACCGCGCGGGCGGCCGCGTCCGTGCCAGTGGACTGGCAGGTGCTGCTGGGCCCACAGGCGAGCGCTGCAGCAGCCGAACAGGCCATCCGGGCCGCGACCCCCGTCAAGACCCTTCTCCCGGTCGGCTATGCCGATGTGGCCGCCCTGAGCGCCGTCACCGGCCCGGCTGGCCAGACGACCACGCAGACGACCGGGGCGGGCAAGGTGCTGGGACTGCCCCCCGGGTACGCGGCGGCCTTCCCAGCCGAACTCCGGGCGCTGGTCGGGGCGACGCAGGGCGTGCTCCTCTCGCAGCAGACCGCCGCCAACCTGCACGCCGGGGTCGGCGACCGCGTCACGGTCACGCGCCACGGCGCGCCGCCGGTGGCCGTGACGGTCGCGGGCGTGGTCGACCTGCCGGCCGCCGACTCGCTGTTCCAGGCGGTCGGGGCCCCGAAGGGGCTCGCTCCACAGGCCCCGCCAGACAACGTGCTGCTGCTGCCCCGGGCGCAGTTCGACGTGCTGTTCGCGCCGCAGCGCGCGGCGCGTCCGGACACCGTGCGCACCCAGCTGCACGTCCGGCTGGCCACGACGTTACCGGCAGATCCCGGCCGGGCCTTCGCGCTGGTCGGTCGCCTGGCGAACAACGTCGAGGCGCGGCTGGCCGGCTCGGCCGTGGTCGGCAACACCCTGGGGGCCACGCTGGACGGCGCGCGCGAGGGCGCGCTGTATGCGCAGGCATTGTTCCTGTTCCTGGGCCTGCCGGGCGCGCTGCTCGCCGCGGCCCTGACGGTCACGGTCGCGGAGGCCAGCGGCACCCAGCGGGCCGGCGAGGCCGCCCTGCTGCGCGTGCGCGGCGCGCCCGAGGGGCTCATCCTGCGGCTCGGCGCCGCGGAGGCGCTGGTCGTTGCGGGCCTGGGACTGCTGGCCGGACTGGGCGTGGCGGCGCTGCTCGCTCCGTCGCTGGCCGGCACGCCATTGACGTTGACGTCGCTCCTGTGGCCGGCCCTGGCTGGGCTGCTGCTCGCCCTGGGGGCCGTGCTGCTGCCGACCCTGGGGGCCGTGCGCTCGTCTACGGTGGCCGCGCAGCGCCAGGCGGTCCGGCGCCGCGGCATACCCCTGTGGCAGCGGCTGTACGTGGACGCCCTGCTGCTGATCCTGGCCGGCGTGGTGTTCTGGCGCAGCGCGGCGGGCGGGTACCAGCTCGTCCTCGCGCCGGAGGGCGTCACGCAGGCCAGCATCCAGATCGAGGCCTTCATCGCGCCGCTGGCGCTGTGGCTGGGCGGCACGCTGCTCGCCGTGCGGCTGCTGGGCGCGCTGCTGCGCCGGAACGTGCTTGGGCAGCTCCTTCGCCCCGTCAGCGGCCGGCTGTCCGGCATCGTGGCCGCCGCGCTCGAACGCCAGGGCGGCGTGCTCTCACGCGGCGCGGCGCTGGTGGCGCTGGCGGTGGCCTTCGCGCTGTCGACGTCGATTTTCAACGCCACCTACAACGATCAGGCGCGGGTGGACGCCATCCTGACCAATGGCGCGGACGTGACCGTGACCGGCACGGCCGCCGGGCCCGCCGGGCCGCAGCTCGCCGCCCTGACGGCCCTGCCCGGCGTGAGCGCCGCGCAACCCCTCATCCACCGCTACGCGTACGTCGGGGCCGACCTGCAGGACATCTACGGCATTGACGCGGCGCACTTCACGGACGTCAGCCACCTCTCGAACACCTACTTCAAGGAGTTGAGTGCCCCGGCAGCCCTGGCGAAGCTCAGCGCCCGCCCCGACGCCCTGTTCGTCTCCCAGGAGACCGTCAACGATTACAACCTCTCGCTTGGGGACGCCGTACGCCTGCGGCTTTTGAATGCCCGCACGCACCAGTATGCCGTGGTGTCCTTCACCTTCGTGGGCGTGGTGCGCGAGTTCCCCACGGCCCCCAAGGACTCCTTCCTGGTCGCGAACGCGGCGTACCTCGCGCAGCAGACCGGCAATGCGGTGGCGGAGGTCGCGCTGCTGAAGGTGAGTGGCTCCCCAGGCCAGGTCGTGGACGGGGCCCGCCGCCTCACCGCGAAGCTCCCGGGCGTGCAGGTCACGGATCTCGGCAGCGCCCGCGCGCGGGTGTCGTCCGGGCTTACGGCCGTGAACCTCGCGGGCCTGTCACGCATCGAGCTGAGCTTCGCCGCGGCGCTCCTGGCCGGCGCGACCGGGCTGGTGCTGGCCCTGGGCCTCACCGAGCGCCGCCGCACCTTCACGGTGCTCGGCGCGCTGGGGGCCACGTCGCGGCAGCTGGGGGCCTTCCTGAACGGCGAGGCGCTCGTGGTCGTCGGCCTGGGCGGGGCCTTCGGCCTCGTGATCGGCCTGGGCGTCGCCCAGACGCTGATCAAGTTGCTGCAGGGCGTGTTCGACCCGCCGCCTGAGGGCCTGCTGATGCCCTGGGTGTACCTGGGCGTGCTGCTGATCAGCGCGGTGGTCTCCACCGGCGCGGCTGTGGCCGTGGCCCGGCGTGCCTCCGGGCAGCGCGTGACGGAGGTGCTGCGCGCGTCCTGA
- a CDS encoding ABC transporter ATP-binding protein, with the protein MRDVIDRPGLHLGRLDTALVSAHDLTRDFRVGTQTVHALRGVSVWVAPGDRIALLGSSGSGKSTLLHLLGALDAPTSGTLSWPALGAPDTLRPGRVSFVFQAQSLLAPLSAVENVALPLILNGQDQGSALHEAQEWLERLDLGALADQLPEELSGGQAQRVAVARALVTRPRLILADEPTGQLDSATAQQLMDVLLAALEPGSALVLATHDPAVATRLKDVWHLQGGAVSGITRSVRGLT; encoded by the coding sequence ATGCGTGACGTGATCGACCGCCCCGGCCTGCACCTGGGCCGCCTGGACACCGCCCTGGTCTCCGCGCACGACCTCACCCGCGACTTCCGGGTGGGCACCCAGACGGTGCACGCCCTGCGGGGCGTGTCCGTGTGGGTCGCGCCGGGCGACCGGATCGCGCTGCTGGGCTCCTCGGGGAGCGGCAAGAGCACCCTGCTGCACCTGCTGGGCGCGCTCGACGCGCCCACGTCCGGCACGCTGTCCTGGCCGGCCCTGGGTGCCCCCGACACCCTGCGGCCCGGCCGGGTATCCTTCGTGTTCCAGGCGCAGAGCCTGCTCGCCCCGCTGAGCGCCGTGGAGAACGTGGCCCTGCCGCTCATCCTGAACGGCCAGGATCAGGGCAGCGCCCTGCATGAGGCCCAGGAGTGGCTGGAGCGCCTCGACCTCGGCGCGCTGGCCGACCAGCTGCCCGAGGAACTCTCGGGCGGGCAGGCGCAGCGGGTGGCGGTGGCGCGTGCGTTGGTCACCCGGCCACGCCTGATCCTGGCGGACGAGCCGACCGGGCAGCTCGACTCCGCGACCGCGCAGCAGCTGATGGACGTGCTCCTCGCGGCGTTGGAGCCGGGCAGCGCGCTGGTGCTCGCCACCCACGATCCTGCAGTCGCCACACGTCTGAAGGACGTCTGGCACCTGCAAGGCGGGGCGGTGTCTGGGATCACCCGCTCGGTTCGGGGGCTGACGTGA
- a CDS encoding ABC transporter ATP-binding protein produces MTLLNATDLYRFYHVGDDETRALRGVSLELRPGELTVLLGASGSGKSTLLACLAGLDDPDGGWIALGGERLSRQPEARRARLRAAHLGVMLQSGNLIPHLSVLDNALLTGALLGRRDAARARELLNRVGLAQRLHAYPSQLSGGETARAALVAALAHGPRILLADEPTAEVDAETEDRVTELIGDFVHGQGRAALIATHSPRLAARADRVLHLSDGRWADA; encoded by the coding sequence GTGACCCTGCTGAACGCCACCGATCTGTACCGCTTCTACCACGTGGGGGACGACGAGACCCGCGCCCTGCGTGGGGTCAGCCTGGAGCTGCGGCCGGGCGAACTGACCGTGCTGCTGGGTGCCTCTGGCAGCGGGAAGAGCACCCTGCTTGCGTGCCTGGCGGGCCTGGACGATCCGGACGGGGGGTGGATCGCGCTCGGTGGAGAGCGGCTCTCCCGGCAACCGGAAGCGCGCCGCGCCCGGCTGCGAGCCGCGCACCTGGGCGTGATGCTCCAGAGCGGCAACCTCATCCCCCACCTGAGCGTGCTGGACAACGCCCTCCTCACGGGCGCGCTGCTCGGACGCCGGGACGCCGCGCGGGCGCGGGAACTCCTGAACCGGGTCGGTCTGGCGCAGCGCCTGCACGCCTACCCGTCCCAGCTGTCCGGCGGGGAGACGGCGCGCGCCGCGCTGGTCGCCGCCCTGGCGCACGGCCCCCGAATTCTGCTGGCCGACGAGCCGACCGCCGAGGTCGATGCAGAGACCGAAGACCGCGTGACGGAGCTGATCGGCGACTTCGTGCACGGGCAGGGTCGCGCCGCTCTGATCGCCACCCACAGCCCGCGCCTGGCCGCCCGGGCCGACCGGGTGCTGCACCTGAGTGACGGGCGGTGGGCTGATGCGTGA
- a CDS encoding DedA family protein, with the protein MSDLPHLIQSVSYAGIFGMVFAESGLLAGFFLPGDSLLITAGLLARQGTLNLPGLMLAVAAGAILGDSVGYAIGRKFGPAVFNREGSRLLRPEYVQRTQAFFDRHGSRALILARFVPVVRTVAPTMAGVGGMAYPKFLTYNVVGGLLWALGVPLLGYALGGLIPNLDRYILLLVGVVVVLSFIPVALEVRRARTNVE; encoded by the coding sequence ATGTCCGATCTCCCTCACCTGATCCAGAGCGTCTCCTACGCCGGGATCTTCGGCATGGTCTTCGCGGAGTCCGGCCTGCTGGCCGGCTTCTTCCTGCCGGGCGACAGCCTGCTGATCACGGCGGGCCTGCTCGCCCGGCAGGGCACGCTGAACCTGCCGGGCCTGATGCTGGCGGTGGCGGCCGGAGCGATCCTTGGGGACAGCGTGGGGTACGCCATCGGCCGGAAGTTCGGCCCGGCGGTGTTCAACCGCGAGGGCAGCCGCCTGCTGCGGCCGGAATACGTCCAGCGCACGCAGGCGTTCTTCGACCGGCACGGCAGCCGGGCGCTGATCCTGGCGCGCTTCGTGCCGGTGGTGCGCACCGTCGCCCCGACCATGGCCGGTGTGGGCGGCATGGCTTACCCGAAGTTCCTGACATACAACGTGGTCGGGGGCCTGCTGTGGGCGCTGGGCGTGCCACTGCTCGGCTACGCGCTGGGGGGCCTCATCCCGAACCTCGACCGCTACATCCTGCTGCTCGTCGGCGTGGTCGTGGTCCTGAGTTTCATCCCGGTGGCGCTGGAAGTCCGCCGGGCCCGAACGAACGTGGAGTGA
- a CDS encoding COG4705 family protein translates to MTTAAGSTTDHLRTVISKVPEVTAFFWIIKVLATTVGETAADYLNTTLKLGLTGTTVVMGVLLIAVLVAQFRSSRYVPGIYWAAIVLVSVVGTLITDNMTDHFGISLWTSSAIFAAALAATFFAWWRREGTLSIHSIFTARREAFYWLAVLFTFALGTATGDLVAEKLQLGYVVSVGLFAGLIVLAALAHLFLKLNGILTFWIVYILTRPLGASIGDSLSQARADGGLGLGTTVTSALFLLAILGVVGYLAVTRRDQVALAPADAEAA, encoded by the coding sequence GTGACGACGGCCGCCGGCAGCACCACCGATCACCTGCGCACCGTGATCAGCAAGGTGCCGGAGGTCACGGCCTTCTTCTGGATCATCAAGGTGCTCGCCACGACGGTCGGTGAGACGGCCGCCGATTACTTGAACACCACCCTGAAGCTCGGCCTGACCGGCACCACCGTCGTGATGGGCGTCCTGCTGATCGCCGTGCTGGTCGCGCAGTTCCGCTCCAGCCGCTATGTACCGGGCATCTACTGGGCGGCCATCGTCCTGGTCAGCGTGGTCGGCACGTTGATCACCGACAACATGACCGACCACTTCGGCATCAGCCTGTGGACGAGCAGCGCCATCTTCGCCGCCGCGCTGGCCGCGACCTTCTTCGCGTGGTGGCGGCGTGAGGGAACGCTCTCGATCCACTCGATCTTCACGGCCCGGCGCGAGGCCTTCTACTGGCTCGCCGTGCTGTTCACGTTCGCGCTGGGCACCGCGACCGGCGACCTGGTCGCGGAAAAGTTGCAGCTCGGGTACGTCGTGTCCGTCGGCCTGTTCGCAGGGCTGATCGTCCTCGCTGCCCTCGCACACCTGTTCCTGAAACTGAACGGCATCCTGACCTTCTGGATCGTGTACATCCTGACGAGGCCGCTTGGAGCGTCCATCGGGGACTCGCTGTCGCAGGCGAGGGCCGACGGCGGGCTGGGCCTGGGCACCACGGTGACCAGCGCCCTGTTCCTGCTGGCCATCTTGGGCGTCGTGGGCTACCTCGCCGTGACGCGGCGGGATCAGGTGGCGCTCGCGCCGGCGGACGCCGAAGCGGCGTGA